From a single Salvia miltiorrhiza cultivar Shanhuang (shh) unplaced genomic scaffold, IMPLAD_Smil_shh original_scaffold_350_2, whole genome shotgun sequence genomic region:
- the LOC131004172 gene encoding uncharacterized protein LOC131004172, which produces MARKAENDKHKAKKGEEAPERSKHQDRAPFRGLPPRVPPPQAEAPPRQQRTVNEVTRFDEYTPLNKPQEEILHLIKNQPFFRAPGSYRDGQPQQGPNNKLCEYHNSYGHYTKHCGHLEHQLELLVRQGNLDQFIARVNEGQAQRPEQRNEPQQDQGKNRDRRPEDNRDNRRGEVQGREPPFPYRREVHMIFRENGTPTSNRAKKQVVRAVKIGYYPKLVMEITSAAEEPVISFGSEDLRTLVYPHDDALVFTADIASCVIHRVFVDSGSAVNILYLECLRKMGIEANVEPTNSPLFGFGGEIVMPIGFVELPVTLGRRDVYKNRMIRFLVVDMPSPLYNVILGRHVLTAFRAVISMFHWKMKFPIGGGRVGEVWGD; this is translated from the coding sequence ATGGCAAGGAAGGCTGAAAATGACAAACATAAGGCCAAAAAGGGTGAAGAAGCACCAGAGCGGAGCAAACACCAGGACCGGGCTCCCTTCAGAGGGTTGCCCCCGAGGGTGCCCCCTCCCCAAGCAGAGGCACCACCTCGCCAGCAGCGCACTGTAAATGAAGTAACTCGTTTCGATGAGTACACCCCATTGAACAAACCACAAGAGGAGATCTTACATTTGATCAAAAATCAGCCATTCTTTAGGGCACCCGGGAGTTACAGAGACGGACAGCCGCAGCAAGGGCCTAATAACAAGCTGTGTGAATACCATAATTCTTATGGGCATTATACCAAGCATTGCGGCCATCTCGAGCATCAGTTGGAGTTGCTAGTACGACAAGGTAATCTGGACCAGTTCATAGCCAGAGTGAATGAAGGCCAAGCACAGAGACCAGAACAGAGAAACGAGCCCCAACAAGATCAGGGGAAAAACCGGGATCGCAGACCAGAGGACAATCGCGACAACCGAAGAGGAGAGGTGCAGGGACGAGAACCTCCCTTTCCATACCGAAGGGAGGTGCACATGATTTTCAGAGAAAACGGGACACCAACCTCCAATCGAGCCAAGAAGCAGGTGGTACGCGCAGTAAAAATAGGGTACTACCCCAAGCTAGTTATGGAGATTACaagcgcggcagaggagccggtTATCAGTTTTGGGTCAGAGGACCTGAGAACACTTGTGTATCCTCACGACGATGCATTGGTCTTTACAGCGGACATAGCATCCTGTGTGATACACCGCGTGTTCGTGGATTCAGGGAGTGCAGTAAACATTCTGTACTTGGAATGTCTTCGAAAGATGGGAATCGAGGCCAACGTTGAGCCTACAAATTCACCCTTATTCGGGTTCGGAGGAGAGATTGTCATGCCAATAGGGTTTGTGGAGCTGCCAGTTACGCTGGGAAGAAGAGACGTTTATAAGAACAGGATGATCAGATTCCTGGTAGTGGACATGCCCAGCCCTTTGTATAACGTGATACTCGGCCGTCATGTGCTGACAGCCTTCAGAGCAGTCATTTCCATGTTCCACTGgaagatgaaattccccatcggAGGGGGCAGAGTGGGGGAGGTATGGGGTGATTAG
- the LOC131004173 gene encoding uncharacterized protein LOC131004173 produces the protein MVKWAVELGKYDVEYEPRMAIKAQALADFIQETTRRPVQEFWIAFVDGSVTKEGCRIGVYIVSPSSGIYQFAIKFTCRMSNNEAEFEVVVRGAHILSELRAECVIIRTDSQLVAQQFSGSYHIKDYKMKAYHCKINEMKQKFMEFKIEQISREENTKVDLLARMTSAVEQTWNNEITLLCDTRDMGTSQVFSVEIQDDWRAPIIHFLKTGERLSKESNQRARYENYCLINDQLYKRSFTQPLLKCLSPEEANLALNEIHAGCCGGHTGFRDLVRKIIRAGFYWPNVNKDVREFVRKCEACQRHAGKINVPGETMGIMYAACPFDKWGIDIVGKLPTAPGGKCFLIVAVDYFSKWVEAEAVAKIDEVTVE, from the coding sequence ATGGTCAAGTGGGCCGTGGAATTGGGGAAATATGACGTAGAGTATGAGCCAAGAATGGCTATCAAGGCACAAGCTCTGGCAGACTTTATCCAGGAGACTACTCGCCGCCCTGTGCAGGAGTTCTGGATTGCTTTTGTGGATGGGTCAGTCACCAAAGAAGGGTGCAGAATTGGAGTATACATCGTTTCTCCAAGCTCGGGCATATATCaattcgccatcaaattcacttgcAGGATGTCCAACAATGAGGCCGAGTTTGAGGTCGTGGTCAGAGGAGCGCATATCTTGTCGGAATTACGGGCTGAATGTGTTATAATCAGAACCGACTCCCAGTTGGTGGCTCAACAGTTCTCAGGAAGTTATCACATCAAAGACTACAAGATGAAAGCATATCATTGCAAGATCAATGAAATGAAgcaaaagttcatggaattcaaaATCGAGCAGATTTCCAGAGAAGAGAATACGAAGGTGGACTTACTGGCGCGGATGACCAGTGCAGTAGAACAGACGTGGAATAATGAGATCACGCtgctctgtgataccagagacaTGGGGACTTCACAGGTCTTTTCTGTAGAAATCCAGGATGATTGGCGAGCCCCAATTATACACTTTCTCAAAACAGGGGAACGGTTGAGCaaagaatccaatcagagggctcgataCGAGAATTATTGCTTGATCAATGATCAACTGTACAAGCGATCTTTTACCCAGCCCTTATTAAAATGCTTATCGCCTGAAGAAGCTAACTTGGCTTTAAatgaaattcatgcaggttgttgtggtgggcatacgggattcAGGGATCTCGTACGAAAAATAATCCGTGCAGGATTTTATTGGCCTAACGTCAACAAGGACGTCAGGGAATTCGTCCGCAAATGcgaagcttgccagagacatgcGGGGAAAATCAATGTCCCAGGGGAAACCATGGGAATCATGTATGCTGCATGCCCATTCGACAAGTGGGGCATAGACATTGTTGGGAAACTGCCCACGGCACCAGGGGGCAAATGCTTTCTCATCGTGGCGGTGGACTACTTCtccaaatgggtcgaagctgaAGCGGTTGCGAAGATCGACGAAGTAACAGTGGAATGA